AAGAATCATAAAAGCAACCGTGACATCTCCGCCGGTCAGGTAGTTTGCGCGTCCGGTTCGACCGATATTTTCGGCAATATCAATTGGCACTCCGTAGAGAAACTGGATCCCTCCGCTCATCAGTTCCGCCTGTTGAGTACCGATGTCGGGAATGACTCGGAACTTGATGTATTTGATCGCCGGTCGTCCCTTCGGACTGTCAGCGTAGTAATCTGCAAAGCGCTCCAAGATAACGTCTTTGCCGGGTTCGAATTCGACGACCCTATAGGGACCAATACCATTGACACCAAAGGAAGAAGCCTTTATTCCCTCTTCGGTATCGTAGGTGCCTTTTTTACGGAGCATGACGGTGATGGCCATGTCGCGAAAGACGAGCGGATAATCGAACTTCAGATTGAAGCGTACGGTCTTTTCGTCCAATTTCTGGACGCTCTTCAGCCAGCGCTGAATAACGGTGCCCCGTGAGGTCTTCTGATTTTCATCCAACATCCAGTTGTAGGTATAAACAACGTCATCTGCGCCGAAAGGGCTGCCGTCGTGGAATTTGATCCCATCGCGCAGGGTAATATCCAGGGTTACATCATCCTGATATTGGTAAGATTTAGCTGCCAATGGCACATAGTCCAGAGTCTCCGGATCGACCATAAACAGGCCATCGTCGGTAAGACGAGAGAGGATCAGACCTTCTCTTTTCACTGAATAGAGCCTGTCAACAGTCGCAACCCCCCTTGTCGTACCGACGACCAGAGTATCATCCGACTTTGCTGCCAGTGCATCGGGAGCAATAGATAGCGACAGCGCGCTTGTTGCCACGATCAGCGCATACACAATACTTCGAGCAAACCTCATGCTATCCTCCATTAGATAAAGGGCCTGATTGAAGCTAGCTCCCACCCTGTCCCACACATCGAGTCAGGCGGAAGATCCGACGGCAGTACATCCCCAAAGAAGAGTCAGGTGAACATAGCGCGGATTAAAGCAGTGCTGACTTTAGTTGGTCACGACAAGCAAATAAGTGACAATATTTAAAAATATGTGCTGCGCCTTATATTGAGCCGTTTTTATTTGATATTGACTTGCCAAAGCTGAACTCTTTTCTCAGTTCATTGAAAAGGTCATGACGTTTGATGAATTCTTCTTCGAGATAAGGAGCCATGCCGATCAATAACGATTCTATAACGACCATTGACGCGACCCTGCTATTAAACAGGGGGGTTCCATGCGAACTGGTTAGCAGCTGAATGTCTGCGTAAGTTGAAGCCAGCGTCACCGCTTTATCCGCCAGCAGAACAACTGGACAGTTGTAGTTTTTGAACCACTTGGCGACCTTCGCAGACATTGTGCCATAGCGGGAATGAGTTATGACCAGCAGAGTATCCTTCGGGCCGACATCAACAAGCATGTGCCGAATGGAAGTAAGACTGGCATCGAGCAGGACGACATTGTCACGGAGGTGCTTCGCCAACAGAAAAAAATAGTGGGCCAGGGATTGCGAAGTTGCTGTTCCCATAATGCACAGACGTCCTTCGCAGGAGGCCAGTAGCTTGGCTGCTTCGTCCAATTGTTCCGGGGCAATCTGAGTGCGAGTCTTATGAAGATTTTTAATCGAAGTTTCGACATGTTCGCTCAGTGGGTTCGACTTGGCTTCCCCGGCTTTGCTTTTTTGTGCCGAATATCTGCTTAAAGGCGAATCGAGTTGATTAACAACTCCAGCCTGCAGGTCAATTTTGAAATCCTGAAACGATTCATAGCCGAGACGTTTGAGAAACCTGCCGACAGTCGCTTTACCCACCCCGGCTTTCTCAGCAATTGATGAAATCGTTTCAAAAGCCGTCAAGGGGTAATTGGATTCAAAAAAATCAAAAACCCTGGCCTCGCTCTTGGTTAGGCGGTCAAGACTTTTGAGCCGACCAATAAAATCTGAATTTGTCATCGAAAACAATCTCCCATTTTTGTTTATTTTGGGAATATTTTCCCAAAATATATAACAAAGCCCTCTTTGTCAATTTGAAAAGTATAAAAAAAGTAGTCCATCCGCAGAATCTGTGAAAATATCCAGGTCCCGACAACTTGTCAACTTCACGATATAGCGTAATTTACAGCTGTTTGAGCGTGCTGAAACCGTAGGCTTTTCTCTATTGTGAGACTTGCCTTCAGGTTCAGAACCTCAAACACGCGGCTTGGAATTTCGTCCCTTCCCTCACC
This genomic window from Pelobacter seleniigenes DSM 18267 contains:
- a CDS encoding ABC transporter substrate-binding protein; this translates as MRFARSIVYALIVATSALSLSIAPDALAAKSDDTLVVGTTRGVATVDRLYSVKREGLILSRLTDDGLFMVDPETLDYVPLAAKSYQYQDDVTLDITLRDGIKFHDGSPFGADDVVYTYNWMLDENQKTSRGTVIQRWLKSVQKLDEKTVRFNLKFDYPLVFRDMAITVMLRKKGTYDTEEGIKASSFGVNGIGPYRVVEFEPGKDVILERFADYYADSPKGRPAIKYIKFRVIPDIGTQQAELMSGGIQFLYGVPIDIAENIGRTGRANYLTGGDVTVAFMILDAAGYTAKNNPFTKLEVRRAFNYAINREAIVKNITRGASVVLNTPCHPLQFGCSQDVTKYEYNPAKAKELLAEAGYPNGFEFDLWAYREKPVAEAIMGDLAKIGVTAKMRYVKSTALGKARKSRETQVIFAAWGAGGTADAAMTLNNHFSLDSDRDFTGDAEVSQLVADAEKVRDKKVRAELYQKALTRITDQAYWVPIFGFSQNYLTSKDLNFAPPKDGLPRLYQASWR
- a CDS encoding MurR/RpiR family transcriptional regulator; this translates as MTNSDFIGRLKSLDRLTKSEARVFDFFESNYPLTAFETISSIAEKAGVGKATVGRFLKRLGYESFQDFKIDLQAGVVNQLDSPLSRYSAQKSKAGEAKSNPLSEHVETSIKNLHKTRTQIAPEQLDEAAKLLASCEGRLCIMGTATSQSLAHYFFLLAKHLRDNVVLLDASLTSIRHMLVDVGPKDTLLVITHSRYGTMSAKVAKWFKNYNCPVVLLADKAVTLASTYADIQLLTSSHGTPLFNSRVASMVVIESLLIGMAPYLEEEFIKRHDLFNELRKEFSFGKSISNKNGSI